Proteins from a single region of Phyllopteryx taeniolatus isolate TA_2022b chromosome 10, UOR_Ptae_1.2, whole genome shotgun sequence:
- the LOC133485152 gene encoding uncharacterized protein LOC133485152: MSHQRCRRTPVSDTDLRPGLGPRGLSERRGFYGSRSVSGMSSSPLGSGATDNALSILSSCGLEPADLALLAELPEDALTEESLPHLVRQIKSNRGALKPPSSPKPPAGRRHQYPARSVQYPLDHTKPTPLPAGPAHDRKDRWQHSRSRASVSQTRATRRDPPSRSSSSRYSVYARPVFSGQDRRPGRAAATIPSLFSPPGLADRSFAPAAESRRRSESERGQPDASAGQTLSQPAGATAPSEREVHDFHGTEPRTYPTSCSLCNACVISAKNWTEHINGARHADGQLGLLQRFPAWDCRKESLNRTNRQSEKRREDRRTLRSPQSTSGSRKSQVGKSAEKKVAQRSEVVCVKFPARSVDESYLRKLADPFGTVSGILTFPSLSSCVISFTPPAQSDDDKSDLLNVVKRFGLPVYTLFQKSKAYVEMGNLEDAKKLVDYYSSNILRINDKVLLVSFAPETSSLGTCALAQRYQEESLKRMSSRDDDHTPNESKKRRGEDHRSKFQDRKSKSKSRSRDRKATSNSRERMTRSKSRDRKAKSNSREKKTRCKSRDKRARSNSRDRKARSRSRSREKSSSSSAKMPEAEKPETTGSSCGSAGAPLKPSEVDGVDREQSYMDAADSKEDDSDIEGMEVLGEDGEDNLETPEEASPKPRGEEKEEDCEADGGGKCDKERHCTRSQAEEAENFIMLDEVGQEQSSDEGENYNEDDRHLSRVVYFKDLPLSYCNGADFVKLTEGLGRPVRYHLLRGLQKGFLEMSRCSEAIRVINHLNVYFKNTQTAVLISNKYRRLVNGCAVHLDERETEERQSGRSSRSNRHDESRIEEKDQSKTGRKDSSRSAQEKEESAPKTPEREDSIKKTQDKKSTSRNSSDILSVSKSNCRKTQDIESKSRKNPEIKSDKTLDIRSEGRNTSVSKPEGEKALEIKSDNEKTVENKQEGGKTLQTVSESGNTLENKPEGGKTPEIKLESDTTLDMRSEGRKTAQSKSKGRKALDIKSDNEKKLENKLEGRKTPETASEGGNNRNVKSKDMKTAENKSDGGKTLDNKPEGEKTPEIESKSIKTPEIKLKSEKTLDMRAEGRKTAQRKSESGNALDIKSDDEKTLENKLEGGKTAEIASGGGNTHKVKLKDRKTPDNKSECGKILKIESSNGTTLEAASEGRKTLEDKSEGRKTLETVSESGKTESEGSDTLENESEASKTRQSESEDRKTLQKESEATKALESESEGRSSQKKESKSKETCKVKSEAGKTVKTQEKCGENLEREGVSSKVSEETSSKDPERTDSRQEDEFCEPLKRRASPEHTSVPGKIRKEEQRGERSNESEKNQASLFVVVFFGGIDAF; this comes from the exons ATGTCTCACCAACGGTGCCGGCGAACGCCCGTGTCCGACACCGACCTCCGACCCGGTCTCGGCCCCCGCGGCCTTTCGGAGCGCCGCGGCTTCTACGGGTCCAGATCGGTGTCTGGAATGTCGTCCTCTCCCCTTGGCTCTGGCGCGACGGACAACGCGCTGAGCATCTTAAGCAGCTGCGGTCTGGAGCCCGCCGACTTGGCGCTCCTCGCCGAGCTTCCCGAGGACGCCCTCACCGAGGAGTCGCTGCCGCACCTGGTCCGTCAGATTAAATCCAATAGAGGAGCGCTTAAACCTCCCAGCTCGCCAAAGCCTCCCGCCGGCCGCCGGCATCAGTACCCCGCTCGGTCGGTTCAGTACCCGCTCGACCACACAAAGCCCACACCTCTTCCCGCAGGGCCGGCTCACGACCGGAAAGATCGTTGGCAACATTCCAGGAGCCGTGCTTCTGTCTCCCAAACCCGTGCCACCAGGAGAGACCCCCCATCGCGGTCGTCGTCATCCAGATACTCTGTGTACGCCAGGCCTGTCTTCTCTGGGCAGGACCGTAGACCTGGGAGAGCAGCAGCAACTATTCCTTCCCTCTTTTCCCCGCCCGGCCTGGCCGACAGGTCCTTTGCGCCTGCGGCAGAGAGCCGACGGAGATCCGAGTCGGAACGAGGTCAGCCCGACGCCTCTGCCGGCCAGACTCTCAGCCAACCTGCCGGCGCCACAGCGCCGTCCGAACGGGAAGTGCACGATTTCCACGGCACAGAACCTCGGACGTACCCGACCTCGTGTTCTCTGTGTAATGCCTGTGTAATTTCAGCGAAG AACTGGACGGAACACATCAACGGCGCCCGGCATGCCGACGGACAACTTGGCCTGCTGCAGCG CTTTCCCGCCTGGGACTGCCGCAAGGAGAGCCTCAACAG AACTAACCGGCAGTCAGAGAAGAGGAGGGAAGACCGACGCACTCTGCGGTCACCGCAGTCGACCAGTGGGAGCAGGA AGTCGCAGGTTGGTAAGAGCGCGGAGAAGAAG GTTGCTCAGAGAAGCGAAGTGGTGTGTGTCAAGTTCCCCGCTCGGTCGGTGGACGAGTCGTACCTGCGGAAACTGGCAGACCCCTTCGGAACCGTCTCCGGGATCCTCACCTTTCCATCGCTA aGCTCTTGCGTGATCAGCTTCACGCCGCCTGCGCAATCAGACGACGACAAGTCCGACCTGCTCAATGTTGTCAAACGCTTTGGTCTGCCTGTGTACACACTTTTCCAAAAGTCCAAG GCATACGTAGAGATGGGAAATCTGGAAGATGCTAAAAAGTTGGTTGATTATTATTCCTCCAACATCCTGAGGATCAACGACAAAGTCCTCCTGGTTTCCTTTGCTCCAGAAACCTCTAGTCTCGG AACCTGTGCATTAGCTCAACGCTACCAAGAAGAATCACTCAAGAGGATGAGCAGCAGGGATGATGATCACACACCAAACGAGTCCAAGAAGAGGAGGGGAGAAGACCATAGGTCCAAGTTCCAAGACAGGAAGTCCAAGTCCAAGTCCAGGTCCAGAGACAGGAAGGCCACTTCTAATTCCCGAGAAAGGATGACTAGGTCTAAGTCCAGAGACAGGAAGGCAAAGTCTAATTCCCGAGAAAAGAAGACGCGGTGCAAGTCCCGAGACAAAAGGGCAAGGTCCAATTCCAGAGACAGGAAGGCAAGGTCCCGGTCCCGGTCCCGAGAGAAATCTAGCAGTTCCAGTGCCAAGATGCCAGAAGCAGAGAAGCCCGAGACGACCG GATCCAGTTGCGGTTCTGCTGGGGCGCCACTGAAACCCTCAGAAGTTGACGGTGTTGACCGAGAACAGAGCTACATGGACGCGGCGGA CTCCAAGGAAGACGACAGCGACATCGAGGGAATGGAGGTGCTGGGCGAGGACGGCGAGGACAATTTGGAAACTCCGGAGGAAGCCTCACCTAAACCACGAG GTGAAGAAAAGGAGGAAGACTGCGAGGCCGATGGTGGTGGCAAGTGTGACAAAGAACGACATTGCACCCGCAGCCAAGCAGAG GAAGCGGAGAATTTCATCATGCTGGATGAAGTGGGACAGGAGCAGAGCAGTGATGAAG GTGAAAACTACAATGAAGACGACCGG CATCTGTCTCGAGTTGTGTACTTCAAAGACCTTCCGCTGTCCTACTGCAATGGCGCAGACTTCGTCAAGCTGACCGAAGGCCTCGGGAGGCCGGTGCGCTACCATCTGCTGCGCGGCCTACAGAAG GGTTTCCTGGAGATGTCACGCTGCTCGGAGGCCATAAGAGTCATCAATCACCTCAACGTTTACTTCAAGAACACACAAACCGCCGTGCTGATCTCCAACAAATATCGACGCCTCGTCAACGG CTGCGCGGTTCACTTGGACGAACGTGAGACAGAAGAGCGCCAAAGTGGAAGGAGCTCGCGGAGCAACCGGCATGACGAATCCAGGATTGAAGAAAAAGACCAGTCCAAAACTGGAAGGAAGGATTCATCCAGATCAGCCCAGGAGAAAGAAGAAAGCGCTCCAAAGACTCCAGAAAGAGAAGATTCAATCAAAAAGACACAGGATAAGAAATCCACATCCAGGAACTCTTCAGATATTTTGTCAGTGTCCAAGTCGAACTGTAGGAAGACTCAGGACATTGAATCAAAATCCAGAAAGAATCCCGAGATCAAATCTGATAAGACTTTGGACATCAGGTCAGAAGGCAGGAACACTTCAGTGAGTAAGCCAGAGGGCGAGAAGGCTCTggaaatcaagtcagacaatgAAAAGACAGTTGAGAATAAACAGGAAGGTGGGAAGACGCTACAGACAGTATCAGAAAGTGGGAATACTCTTGAGAATAAACCAGAAGGTGGGAAGACTCCTGAGATCAAGTTAGAGTCTGATACGACTTTGGACATGAGGTCAGAAGGCAGGAAGACTGCACAGAGTAAGTCAAAGGGCAGGAAGGCTCTGGATATCAAGTCAGATAATGAAAAGAAGCTTGAGAACAAACTAGAGGGTAGGAAGACCCCAGAGACCGCTTCAGAAGGGGGGAACAATCGCAATGTCAAATCAAAAGACATGAAGACTGCAGAGAACAAATCCGATGGTGGGAAGACTCTTGACAATAAACCAGAAGGTGAGAAGACCCCAGAGATTGAATCAAAATCCATAAAGACTCCTGAGATCAAACTTAAGTCTGAGAAGACTTTGGACATGAGGGCAGAAGGCAGAAAGACTGCACAGAGAAAGTCAGAGAGCGGGAACGCTCTGGATATCAAGTCAGACGATGAAAAGACGCTTGAGAATAAACTAGAGGGTGGGAAGACTGCAGAGATCGCTTCAGGTGGTGGGAACACTCACAAAGTGAAATTAAAAGACAGGAAGACTCCAGATAATAAATCAGAATGTGGGAAGATTCTGAAGATCGAGTCAAGCAATGGGACGACTCTGGAAGCAGCATCGGAAGGACGAAAGACTTTGGAGGATAAGTCAGAAGGCAGGAAGACTCTGGAGACAGTATCAGAAAGTGGTAAGACTGAATCGGAAGGTAGCGACACTTTGGAAAATGAGTCAGAGGCCAGCAAGACTAGGCAGAGTGAGTCAGAAGACAGGAAGACTCTACAGAAGGAGTCAGAAGCCACAAAGGCTCTCGAAAGTGAGTCCGAAGGCAGGAGCTCTCAGAAGAAAGAGTCAAAATCTAAAGAGACTTGTAAGGTCAAGTCAGAGGCCGGAAAGACTGTCAAGACACAAGAGAAATGTGGGGAGAATCTAGAGAGAGAAGGCGTTTCTTCAAAGGTGTCAGAGGAAACGTCCAGCAAAGATCCCGAAAGAACCGACTCCAGGCAGGAAGACGAATTCTGTGAGCCACTGAAGAGAAGAGCATCTCCTGAGCACACCTCTGTGCCTGGAAAGATCCGGAAGGAAGAGCAGAGAGGTGAACGGTCCAATGAGAGTGAGAAGAATCAGGCGAGTCTGTTTGTTGTGGTCTTTTTTGGTGGCATCGATGCATTTTGA